CATAATCTATCTCCATGTAACTCTATAAAATCTGTAGTCATATGTTCTATATAATCTAAAGTATATGGTCTTTCAGGGTGTCTAGAAACAGAAACCTTGTCCCAAGAACTTAGATTTTGATATTTTTCTTTTAATTTTGCTTCATAGACTGTTTCTAATTTTTCTATCTGTTCTTTTAAATCTATTTCATTTTCTTCAGAGAATTTTTTTAAATCTGCTATTTTTTTCTCTAATTCTAAAATATCTTTTTCAAATTCAAATTTCATTATTAATCCTCCTAATAATTATCCAATTAAGTTACTAAGAACAGTATATAGAGTTTCTTTCATATTTTCTCTTTTTGTTATTATATCTACCATTCCACATTTTAATAAAAATTCACTTGTTTGAAATTCATCAGGAAGTTTTTGTTTAATAGTTTGTTCAATAACTCTTCTACCAGCAAAACCTATAGTAGCCTTAGGTTCACTAATTATTATATCTCCTAACATTGCAAAAGATGCAGTAACTCCTCCTGTTGTTGGATTTACAGGAATAGCTATATATGGAATACCTGCTTGTCTTAATTTTTCTGCTGCTGCAGAAGTTTTAGTCATTTGCATAAGAGAAAATAATCCTTCGTGCATTCTAGCACCTCCAGATGTACAAACAACAATTACAGGAATTTTTTGTTCTAATCCTCTTTCCATAGCTCTTGTAATTTTCTCCCCAACAACGGATCCCATACTTCCCCCCATAAAATTGAAATCCATAGCTGCGATACTAGCTTTTATTCCATTAATAGTTCCAACTCCAGAGATGACTCCTTCATTCATTTGGCAATCTTCTTGAGCTTTTTTATTTTTCTCTTCATACTGAGGGAAATTAAGAGGATTTTTTGAGAATAAATTTCCATCTTCTTCGATAAAGCTTCCTTGGTCAATTAAAAGAGCAATTCTTTCTCTTGCTGTCATCTTAAAATAATAATCACACTTAGGACATTTTTTTAGATTTTTTTCAATGTCCTCCTTATATAATATCTCTTGACACTCAGGACACTTTATCCAAAGTCCTGTTGGGTTATTATCTATATGTTTATTTTCTTGCTTTGCTTCTTCTTCCTTGCTTTCTATTGTTAAAGTTACATATTTTTTTCTACTATTTAAAGAAAAATTTTTTTTACTTAAAGAAAAAAATCCCATTTTTGCCTCCTCAATTTTCTTTCTCTAATAATTAATTTTATAAGATTTTTTCAATTATTTCAATAAATATTTGCTTTTAGTTCATTAATATTATAGAATAAAAGAAATAGAAGTTCTCTAAACTGTTGTAAAATGGGCTTTTATAGAACACACTTGTTTTTTAAAAAAAATAAAAAAATTTTATGGAGGAAGTATTTATGAAAAAAATTATAGCTTTTATATTTTCCTTTTTCTTATTAGGGTGTACTTCAATAAATAACTTAATTGATGAAACGTTACCTAAAAAAAATCCAACTATTCCAGTTGCTTTACAAGAACAAATAGCGAGTAAAATAAATCCTGAAAATGAGATATTTGCTGTGGGATATTGTAATATAGATAAGAGCGGAACTCTTATTGCTCAAGCAAAAGCAAATAAAAATGCTAAAGATTTATTAAAAGAACAGGTAAAAAAAGAGGTTAAAATTAATTTCAATACTTTTTTATTAAATACAGATAACTATTCAAAAAATATAATTTCTCCTGTTATAAATGATTTAGCTGATTATACAATAGATTTAGCAGTGAAAAATTCAGTTCAAAAAGGTGCTTGGGAAAATGATACTTCTGTATATTCTCTTTTTGCTTTAGAAAGAAATAAAATAACTGAACTTTCAAAACAAGTTTTTACTGGTTACTTAAGTGATGTTTCAGGAAAATTAAATAATATAAGAGAAAAAATTGGAGATATTCAAATAGGAGCTCCTATTGAAAATGAAGTATTACAAGATGAAAGTTTAAATAATTAAAATAAAAAGGGTTAGGAGAGAAAAAATTGATTATTGATAAAATTAATTTAAATAATTTAAAAGAGAGGGAAGAAGTTACAGATTTTTTAAAAAAATTTGAACTTCAATATGATGCTTCAGTGGATTATACAATTGTAGCAAGGGATAATAATGAAGTTATAGCAACTGCTTCAAAGGGTAAAAATGTAGTAAAATGTTTTGCTATTGATAATAGATATCAAGGAGAAGGAATATCTACACAACTATTGACAAATTTAATCAATAAGATGTTTGATGAAGGATATTTTCACAGTATGGTATTTACTAAATATAGTAATAAAGAACTTTTTAGAGGAATGGGATATAAAGAGGTTGCACATACAGATAAAGTTATTCTTATGGAAATGGGAAATAAGAGTATTGATAAAACTTTAGATAAGCTTATAAAGAAATATGATATAGATATTTCAAAAAAGAGAGCTATGATTGTGATGAATTGTAATCCTTTTACTCTTGGACATCAATATTTAATTGAAAAGGTAGCTAGAGAAAATGATGAGGTATTAGTTTTTATAGTTGAAGAAGACAGATCAGCATTTCCTTTTAAAGTTAGATATGAGTTAGTAAAAAAAGGAACAGAACATTTAAAAAATGTTAAAGTAATAAATGGAACAGAGTATATAATATCTTCAGCAACATTTCCAAATTATTTTTTAAGAAAAGAAGATGACTCTTTAATAGAATACACTAAATTAGATGCTTCTATTTGTGGTCAACAATTTGGGAAAAAATTAAATATAGTAAAAAGATATGTGGGAGAAGAGCCGTATTGTAAGGTGACAAATACTTATAATGAAGCTTTAAAAGAGATTTTACCTAAATATGGAATGGAATTAGAAATAGTTCCAAGAAAAGAGATTGAAGATAAAGCTATAAGTGCTTCTTATGTAAGAGAATTATTAAAAGAAGAAAATTATCAAGAGATAAAGAAATTAGTTCCACAAACTACTTATGAGTTTTTATTAAGCCCTCAAGGAAAGGAGATAGGAGAAAAGTTAAAGGCAAGTAACTCTCCTCATTAATTAGGATAATGTTTGACATAAATAAATTTTTAGAAGATAGAGAAAAAAGAGTTGAATATCAAAATGGATTAATAGAGAGGTTCAATTCTCCTCTTTTAACTATAAGAGCTAATTATCCAGGTGAAAATAAGTGGGAAGATATTCCTATCGAGATAACTGATATAGTGGCTAAAGAGGTTGAACTATATTTTACAAATGAAATAGTGCATAGGGAAATTTTAGAAAATTTAGAAGGGAAAATATATCTTTTTATTTTAAAAAAATCTGCATATGAAATAAAAAAACTTATGATAGATTTTGAAGAAAAACATATTTTAGGAAGATGTGTGGATATCGATGTTTATAATATAGATGGTAAAGGAATCTCAAGAAGTGATTTCAACTTACCTAAAAGAAAATGTTTGATATGTGAAGAGTTAGCATTTATTTGTGGAAGAACCATGAAACATTCTCATGAAGAGATAAAAAATAAGATAGCAAGTAAATATATAGAATATGAAAAATTTTTAAGAGAAAGAGAAAAAATAGTAGATAATTTAGCAAATTTAGCTTTAGAAGGAATGATTTATGAAGTGTCAAGTTATCCAGCTTTTGGATTGGTAACTCCTTTAACTAAAGGTTCACATAAGGACATGGATTTTTTTACTTTTTTAGATAGCTCTTTTGTATTAAGAAAAGGTTTTAAGAAAATGGCAGAAGTTATGTATTCTTCAATTCCTTTAGAAAAGGCTTTTTTCTTAATAAGAGAGATAGGAAAAGAGACAGAAAAAGAGATGTTTGAAGTGACAAAAGGGGTAAATACTCATAAAGGTATGATATTCTTATTAGGAATAGCTATAGGTGCAACAGCTAGAGCTATATATGAAAAAAAATCTTTTAAGGATATTCAACAAATAATTTGTAAAATGACAAAAGATATATTAAAAGATTTTGAAAATATTGATACAACTAAGAGATTAACTCATGGAGAAAGATTATTTATAGAACAAGGGTTTACAGGAATAAGAGGAGAGATAAAAAATGGCTTAGATATAGTTTTTAATGGTTCGTTAGAAATTTTTTCAAAGGCTTATAAAGAAAGTCAAAATATAAATTTTTCTTCTCTTCATACTCTTATATATCTTATGAGTAGAGTTATGGATAGTACTATTGTTTATCGTCATGATTTTAAGACTTTAGAAAATGTTAAAAATGAGATGAATAGAATTTTTTCTGAGGGAGGAGCTTTTACAAAAGATAAAGAGTATTTTGAAAAGCTAGAAAAAGAGTATATTATTAAAAATATCAGTCCAGGAGGAAGTGCAGATTTATTAGCTGTTACTATCT
The window above is part of the uncultured Fusobacterium sp. genome. Proteins encoded here:
- the accD gene encoding acetyl-CoA carboxylase, carboxyltransferase subunit beta: MGFFSLSKKNFSLNSRKKYVTLTIESKEEEAKQENKHIDNNPTGLWIKCPECQEILYKEDIEKNLKKCPKCDYYFKMTARERIALLIDQGSFIEEDGNLFSKNPLNFPQYEEKNKKAQEDCQMNEGVISGVGTINGIKASIAAMDFNFMGGSMGSVVGEKITRAMERGLEQKIPVIVVCTSGGARMHEGLFSLMQMTKTSAAAEKLRQAGIPYIAIPVNPTTGGVTASFAMLGDIIISEPKATIGFAGRRVIEQTIKQKLPDEFQTSEFLLKCGMVDIITKRENMKETLYTVLSNLIG
- the citC gene encoding [citrate (pro-3S)-lyase] ligase, with protein sequence MIIDKINLNNLKEREEVTDFLKKFELQYDASVDYTIVARDNNEVIATASKGKNVVKCFAIDNRYQGEGISTQLLTNLINKMFDEGYFHSMVFTKYSNKELFRGMGYKEVAHTDKVILMEMGNKSIDKTLDKLIKKYDIDISKKRAMIVMNCNPFTLGHQYLIEKVARENDEVLVFIVEEDRSAFPFKVRYELVKKGTEHLKNVKVINGTEYIISSATFPNYFLRKEDDSLIEYTKLDASICGQQFGKKLNIVKRYVGEEPYCKVTNTYNEALKEILPKYGMELEIVPRKEIEDKAISASYVRELLKEENYQEIKKLVPQTTYEFLLSPQGKEIGEKLKASNSPH
- the citX gene encoding citrate lyase holo-[acyl-carrier protein] synthase, whose protein sequence is MFDINKFLEDREKRVEYQNGLIERFNSPLLTIRANYPGENKWEDIPIEITDIVAKEVELYFTNEIVHREILENLEGKIYLFILKKSAYEIKKLMIDFEEKHILGRCVDIDVYNIDGKGISRSDFNLPKRKCLICEELAFICGRTMKHSHEEIKNKIASKYIEYEKFLREREKIVDNLANLALEGMIYEVSSYPAFGLVTPLTKGSHKDMDFFTFLDSSFVLRKGFKKMAEVMYSSIPLEKAFFLIREIGKETEKEMFEVTKGVNTHKGMIFLLGIAIGATARAIYEKKSFKDIQQIICKMTKDILKDFENIDTTKRLTHGERLFIEQGFTGIRGEIKNGLDIVFNGSLEIFSKAYKESQNINFSSLHTLIYLMSRVMDSTIVYRHDFKTLENVKNEMNRIFSEGGAFTKDKEYFEKLEKEYIIKNISPGGSADLLAVTIYFYKCMNLIF